GACGTATCTGCCTGTACCATTTGAGATTCATTTACAGGGCCATTCTTATAGAATGCCTGGTATGCAAGAACCTTCTTGATATATTTTTGAGTCTCCCTGAATGGCGGTACACCATTATGTCTTCTTACATTAGTGGCGCCTGCATTGTATGCTGCTAATGCGAGCTCAACATCTCCATCAAAACGCTCAAGCAGGGACTTAAAATATCTTACCCCTGCATGTATGTTTTCTTCAGGATCAAGGATATCTTTTACGCCTAAATATTTTGCTGTCCCTGGCATAAGCTGCATCAGCCCCTTTGCGCCCTTGCGTGAAACAGAGCTGTTATTATAACGTGACTCTGCCATTATTATTGCCCTTACCATTTCAAGCTCCACATCATGCTCGTTTGCAGCCTCAAATATAATCGGGATATACAAAGATTCAGACTGCGCTATCTGGTTTGTGAAGAATTCATCAATGGAAGGTTCTGCTGGTTTTTCTTCCAGGCGTTGCATAGCAACCACAGGTTCCTGGTTTTTATTAAATGAAAGGATATCAAAGTGATTTACCTGGAGAGTAAACATATACTGGAGCATACAAATAAACATCAGGTATTGTATATGCCTCTCTGAAAGTGTTTTTCTTCTGGTTAATTCTGTCAAAATATTGTTTCCTGCCTTTATAAAATAGTATCTGTCCTTAAATTAACCCTATAATGCAGGCAATGATTGTGCCACAGGTAGAATGAAAATAGCCGAAATAAAAGGTTGTTATTTCAACGAGATATAAATTCAGGAATTTTACATTTTTAAGACTATGTAAAAGATTGCCATTTTTTTATGTAATTGAGTGCAGGATACCGGAATTTTTATCTATGGAAAGTTTTATACACATGATGAGACAGGTTAAAAAAAAAATTGTGTGTTCGCACCAAAAATAGCTTACTCATGGAGCAAGGCGAATGGATATTTGTTTATGCTGGCACAAGGCGCAGGGCACAGGGCGCAAGGAAAAAAATTTCTCCAGGTACACGAATTACAATCTGTTCAGGACAGTAATGATAAAATTGAGTCTTTTATATCTTACAGCCGATTATCAGCCCTGTGGATGGGGTCTCCCTCCTTTCAACAAATGCAATGCCTGCCTCTTTAAACCACACCTTTATCTCAGACTCTGTATATGTGTCACCGGATTTTGTATTGACCAGCATATTGAGTGCAAAGAATGCCCCGAAGGCCGGGGAGATACGATCATCATCCATGATAAAGTCTGAGATTACCACCCTTCCACCCCTGTTTAATGCCCTGCCCGCTTTTTTAATAAGGACGATATTCTGCTCAGGTGAATTCATATGGATAATCGCCGAGAGAAAGACAAGGTCATACCCGGTCGGCAGTTCATCGGTATTAAAATCACCGGGGATGGTATTTACCTTTGCTTCAAGCCCGGCATCCCTTACATATTGTTCAGTAAGGGTGATTACATTAGGAAGGTCAAAGACTGTAGCGCGTATATGCTCCCCTGCCCTGGCAAAGGCCATTGAATACGCGCCTGAACCGCCACCCACATCAAGCACCTTTTCCACATTTGTGAGATCTATCTCTGCTATAAGTGATGGGGCCTCGGCAAATGCCCTGTTGTGCATTGCGGCAATAAATGGCTTAAACCATTTCTCATCCCTCTCCTCAACAGAGTTCTGGTTTACAGCAGAACCCGATTTTACAGACATGGTGAGGTTGCTCCATGAATCCCACAGGTTAACAGAATGCATCATTCCTGCCTGATAATCAGGCATTCCCTTTACAAGATACTTTTTAGCTGCATCCGAATTTTTGAACCTGTTATTTACCTTTTCTATCGCACCGGTAACACATAAGGCATTCAGTAGGCGGTCTGTTGCCCTTAAGTCTGTATTTATCTCTTTTGCTATCTCTTCTGAAGCCTTATCCGCATCACCCAGGATTGTAAAAATCCCGAGTTCAAATGAGGTAAGGAATACCCTGCTCTGCTGGAATGATCGTGACAAAAAATTGATATCTTTTATGGTAAATTCGGCATTATTCATCATAAATTCTCCTTCATTAAATTTAAATGGTTCCCTTTGACATGAAATATAAAAGAACATATAATCCGCGAAAAATCAATCGGGGGTCATAAAAAATGGAAAAAAACTGGAGCACTCTATCACCTGAAGAAAAACGTGAAAAGCGATTTGAAAAATGGATTTCAACAGAAGGAAGACATTTTAACAGCCCGGCAGCAGAACAGAAATACAAAGATATAGTTACAAGGTTTATCAAGGCCATAAAACTTGAAGAGCCTGACAGGGTGCCTGTCATGCTTCCCACCGGCACCACACCGATATACATGGCAGGGATGACCTACAAAGAGGCCATGTATGATAATGAAAAACTCATTAAGGCATACATGGATGTATTCAGGGTGTTTAAGGCGGATGATTATGCAGCGCCCATGATTGCATCGGGCAAGGCCTCTGAGCTTCTTGACACAAAATGTTCAAAATACCCTGGACACGGGCTTCCTGAGGATGGCCATGGCAACCAGTTTGTCGAGGGTGAATATATGAAGAGTGATGAGTATGATCTCTTTATAAATGACATGTCTGATTTCGTATTCAGATGCTACCTTCCCCGCACAATGGGGCTGCTGGAGCCTCTTACCATGTTTCCACCTTTGCCTAACTCACTCGGTTTCCCCAATATGTTCCTGAGCGCCATGTCAAACCCACAGGTTCAGGATATGCTTTTAAAGATGGTCGAATATGGCAGGGAAGAGGCAAAGTGGCAGATCCCCTTTATGAAGTTCAGGCAGATGGCAATGGCAGAGGGATACCCTGCCATGATGGGGGCGTATGCCCATGCGCCATTTGACCTTATGGGTGACACATTAAGGGGAACCCGCGGTATAATAATGGATATGTACAGGCAGCCAGGCAAGCTTCATCAGGCAATGGAAAAGATAGTCCCCCTTAATATTAAAATTGCAGTGGATGGTGCAAACATGTCAGGGGTGCCAATAGCGGTATTCCCGCTTCACAAGGGTGATGACACCATGATGTCAGACAAGCAGTACAGGGAATTTTACTGGCCCACCTTCAGAAAGGTGATCATGGGCATCTATGAACAAGGTGTTGTGCCGCTCCTCTTTGCCGAAGGGAAATATAATGAAAGACTTGAGATTATCAAAGACCTGCCAAGGGGAGCCGTAATCTGGTATTTTGACCAGACAGACATGTTCAAGGCAAAGGAGATACTTGGCAATCATGCCTGCCTCATGGGTAATGTGCCAACCTCAATGTTATGCACCGCAAAGGCTGAAGATGTTAAGGAATACTGCCGAAAGCTGATTGAGATAGTTGGCAAGGGAGGCGGTTATATACTTGCAGGCGGGGCATCGCTGGACAAGGGCATACCTGAAAACATACATGCCATGAGCGAGGCGGCATTTGAATATGGTGTTTACAAAAAATAATTTATTTAGAGGAGCATATCAATCATGAAAAAATCATATCACAGTCTGTGCGCATGGACATTCAATGCAGGTAAGGGAGGTTTCACCCCCTATGATACACGCGCAGCATGGTCCGGGGACAAACTTGACACAGTTGGAAAGATAAAACTTATAAATGAACAGATCAGGCCCAGACTGCCTGGAGATATAGAACTCGGCTTTGAAATACATTATGACTATGAATACTGTGAAGATAATGCAAAGGCCATTGCAGATGCCCTGTGTGAAAACAATATCGCGCTTGCCATGGTTACACCGGGCGCACACAGGCATTTCCCCTATGGCGGCATATGCTCGCCTGATCCGGTAGAGAGAAAGGCTGCAAATGCATATGGCGCAAGGTCTGTTGAGCTGGCATATAAAGATCTGAAAAAGGCATGGCACAAGGATGTCCCTCCAACATTTGTGCTGTGGAACGGGTCATACGGTTATGACCTTGCCTCAACAGGGATACAGAAGATGTATCAGTATCTCAAGGAGGGTGTTGCCGGGCTGTGCAGGCTCGAAAAATCCCTTGGCGGAGAGCTCTATATCGCAATAGAACCAAAACCCAATGAGGGATACCCTGCCATGTTCCTGCCCACGGTTGCAAGCGCCATTGTATTCTGGAAAAAGCTTGAACAGGAGTATGGTATTGATATTTCAAAAAATGGGGTCAACAAGGAGTTCGGACACTCCGAGATGATAGGCCTTGATCATATCTATGATACAGTGGAAGAGATAGATAATAACATGCTTATGCACATGCATGTAAACAGCCAGGGATACAATGACGGCATCATACTGGGCGGCCCGGGCAAATTTGATATTGATCACGGCGCAAGGATAAACGGCATGAACATCGCCATTGCAGGGCTAATAGATCAGGCAGGGTTCAACCGCTGGAAAGGTCATGATATGCAGGTGAGGGCGCATGATACAGAGGAACAGGGCATAGACAGGGTTGTAAGAAGCGTCCTGAGCTGGGAGGCATGTGAAAGGGCAGCAAGTGACCTGGACTATAACCTCTTATGGCAATACCTTGTTAAGAGAGAGACCGCAAAGGCAGAAGACCTGATGAGGGACTCTGTTGTGCGCGCATGCAAGTACTTTAATGAGGTGTATGTGAAATAAAGGGTTCGAGGTATTTCATAACCTTATGTAGAGACAAGGCATGCCTTGTCTCTACGAAAAGGCATGCCTTGTCTCTACGAAATACATGATACAAAGACAGGTCGGGAATAAATCCCGCCCCTACGAAAATCAAGATCAAATAAGAGGCCCTGTAACCAGGAGAAAATATGCCACTATCCTGCGGTATCGAATTCAGCACCCAGTCATGTAAAATTGTGATTCTTGATCTATCCAGTAATAATATCTGTTTTATGGACTCATTTAACTATGATCAATCATTTCCTTCATATAAGACTGAGGGTGGTGTGCTTCCTTCCTCATCCGGTGACATAAGGCACACTTCACCATTCATGCTTATTGAGGCAATTGACCTTGCCTTTAAAAGGATAAAGGAGAGCGGCATAGATGTCTCTGCAATAAAGGCCATAAAGACGGACGGGATGCAGCATTGTACTGTTTATGTAAGCGCCTCTTTTGACCATACAATTTCTAACCTTGCCCCTGACAAAACACTTATTGCTCAGCTTATGCCCTCCATCTCACGCCCTTCATCCCCCATATGGGAAGACAGGAGCACTCAAAAACAGGCAGAATATATTAATGATGCGCTGAAAAATGATGGGGGAATAATTAGCCTTACAGGAAACAGGGCTGAGCTGAGGTTCCCCGCATCACAGATTCTGAAATGGGCAAAGGAAAACCCTGAAGAATACAATAATACATCAAATATATTTGTCTTAAGCGCATTTATCACATCCATCCTTACAGGTAAAATATCACCAGTTGATACAGGGGACGGATGGGGCACAAACCTGAACAGCCTTGATATAGATAACCCATGCTGGAATGAAAGGGTGATCAGCGTCATGGATAAATATCTTTTTGACTCCGGCATCAGATCACCACTCTTATCAAAGCTTGGCGCAATTGATCATTATGATTCCGGTGCTGGTAAAATCAGCCCCTATTTCTCAATCAAATTTGGCCTTTCACCTGACACTCAAATCCTGACAGGCACTGGCGACAACCCTGCCACACTAATGGGCTGCGGTGGCAATATTGTTATATCTCTTGGCAGCAGCTATACAGTAAACGGTGTTATGGCTAAAATTACACCATCAAAGGATGGTGAATTCAACATATTCGGTTATACAAAAGGAAAGGCAATGGCCCTTTCAGTAATCACTAATGGCGCAAAGGTGCATGACCATTTTATAAAGAGATACCTGCTCAAATCGGAAGATAAAACCCCTGTTGATTCGGACTGGAAAGAATATGTAAATATAGCAGCCCCTGCCCTGCTCTCTGCTGATGAAAAACTGCTTCTTCCCTATCTCTTTGATGAATCTGTACCATTAAGAAAAAAGGGGATCATCCGGGATAACTTTTCTCAAGAGATGCCTGAAGAAAACATCAGGGCATTGATCCTGTCACAGGTGTTATCACTGAAACTCCATTCTGGCCACCTTGGCGAGGTCAGGGAGTTGTGTGTTGTAGGCGGTGGCGCAAAGAACGGCCTCATGATGCAGTGGATCGCTGATGCATTTAACGCAGAGACCTGTACCATGGAAAACCCTCCGGTTGCTGCACCCCTGGGGTGCGCAATAAGCGCTGCTGTAAAGAGCTTGAATATTTCCTATGAAGAGGCAGCAGGAAGATATGTGAGAAAAGATGGCTCATCCATAAAAAGACCAATCCCTGAAAATGTAAAAACCATGAAGGAACTTATAAAAAGATATCTTGAGCTTGAAAAAACCAGCAAGCCCCAATAACTCATGAAAGGAAGTAAAAATGACCCGGCCTTTATATAAGGAGCCGTCAAAGCCGGTTGATGAGAGGGTGAAAGACCTGCTTAAAAGGATGACCATTGAAGAAAAGATACTTCAGCTTACATCTATATGGCTCAGCTTTGACCCTGAAAAGGGTGAAATGGCCCCAACGATAATGGGGGATGACCTTGATAAAAACGCTGGCGGTCTTGATATAGACTATTACCTGAGGTCAGGCATCGGGCAGATCACCAGGGCCTTTGGCAGCAGACCTGTTGACCCGGTAACAGGCGCAAATACAGTAAACCGCATCCAGAAAAGGCTCAGGGAAGAAACTCGCCTCGGCATACCGGTAATCTGTCATGAGGAGTGCCTGAGTGGGCTCATGGCCCAGGGCGCAACCTCCTTTCCATCGCCTGTAAATTACAGCTCCACGTGGGAGCCTGAACTGATAAGAGAGGTGGGTGATGTAATCAGGCGTCAGATGAGGCAACTGGGCACGCACCAGGGGCTTGCCCCTGTGTGTGATGTTGCACGGGATGCCAGATGGGGCAGGGTTGAGGAGACTATGGGCGAAGACCCCTATCTTGTAGGCACAATGGTAACAAACTATGTAAAGGGCCTTCAGGGTAATGAGATAAAAAATGGGGTGATTGCCACACTGAAACATTTTGTAGGCTATTCATTCAGCGAAGGGGGCAGAAATTTTGCGCCTGTGCATGTAGGTAAACGTGATCTCATGGATATCTTTTTTATCCCATTTGAGATGGCTGTGAAGGAGGGCAAGGTGCTCTCACTCATGAACGGGTATCATGAGTTTGACGGCGAGGTGCCGGGGGCATCACACTTTTTGCTCACCGAGGTCTTAAGAAACAGGTGGGGCTTTGATGGCTTCACAGTCTCTGATTACGGCTCTATCACATTCTTAAAAGATATGCACAGGATTGTAGCAACAATAAAGGAGGCCGCAGCAGCAGCCATTAAGGCAGGGCTTGATATTGAACTCCCCAACCCCACCATGTACCCCAATGGGTTAAGGGATGCACTTAATGATGGTCTGATAACAGAGGATGACATAAACAGCTCTGTAAAAAGGATACTGAAACAGAAGTTCAGGCTTGGCCTCTTTGAAAACCCCTATGTGGACACAGATGCAATCAGCTTGAACCTTCCGGAAGAGCGCGCACTTTCCGCAAAGGTAGCGGAAAAATCCATTACCCTCTTATCCAATAAAGGAGCCCTCCCCTTATCAAAGGATATTAAAAAGATAGCCCTTATCGGCCCCAATTCCCACGAGGTTATGGCCCTGTTTGGCAACTACAGTTTTGAAAACCATGTGGTATCCACCCACTATAAGGATATGGCAGAAGAGGTGGTGCATGCCTCCACTGTCCTTGACAAGCTAAAGGAAAAAATTGGCGCAGAGAGGGTCATCTATGCAAAGGGATGCAATATACTGGATAAAGAGCTCTCCATGATACCTGATGCTGTCAATGCTGCCAGTAGTGCAGATATAACCATCCTTGTAGTTGGCGACAAGGCAGGTCACTTCAGGACAGGGAGTGTTGGCGAAGGGACAGACACCCCTGACCTATCTCTACCAGGGGGCCAGGAAGAGCTTGTTAAGGCAATCTTTGATACAGGAAAACCTGTAGTAATAGTTCTGCTTAATGGCAGGCCATTTGCCATGCC
The Desulfatiglans sp. DNA segment above includes these coding regions:
- a CDS encoding lytic transglycosylase domain-containing protein; the encoded protein is MFICMLQYMFTLQVNHFDILSFNKNQEPVVAMQRLEEKPAEPSIDEFFTNQIAQSESLYIPIIFEAANEHDVELEMVRAIIMAESRYNNSSVSRKGAKGLMQLMPGTAKYLGVKDILDPEENIHAGVRYFKSLLERFDGDVELALAAYNAGATNVRRHNGVPPFRETQKYIKKVLAYQAFYKNGPVNESQMVQADTSVDTKSL
- a CDS encoding methyltransferase domain-containing protein, which encodes MMNNAEFTIKDINFLSRSFQQSRVFLTSFELGIFTILGDADKASEEIAKEINTDLRATDRLLNALCVTGAIEKVNNRFKNSDAAKKYLVKGMPDYQAGMMHSVNLWDSWSNLTMSVKSGSAVNQNSVEERDEKWFKPFIAAMHNRAFAEAPSLIAEIDLTNVEKVLDVGGGSGAYSMAFARAGEHIRATVFDLPNVITLTEQYVRDAGLEAKVNTIPGDFNTDELPTGYDLVFLSAIIHMNSPEQNIVLIKKAGRALNRGGRVVISDFIMDDDRISPAFGAFFALNMLVNTKSGDTYTESEIKVWFKEAGIAFVERRETPSTGLIIGCKI
- a CDS encoding xylose isomerase — translated: MMKKSYHSLCAWTFNAGKGGFTPYDTRAAWSGDKLDTVGKIKLINEQIRPRLPGDIELGFEIHYDYEYCEDNAKAIADALCENNIALAMVTPGAHRHFPYGGICSPDPVERKAANAYGARSVELAYKDLKKAWHKDVPPTFVLWNGSYGYDLASTGIQKMYQYLKEGVAGLCRLEKSLGGELYIAIEPKPNEGYPAMFLPTVASAIVFWKKLEQEYGIDISKNGVNKEFGHSEMIGLDHIYDTVEEIDNNMLMHMHVNSQGYNDGIILGGPGKFDIDHGARINGMNIAIAGLIDQAGFNRWKGHDMQVRAHDTEEQGIDRVVRSVLSWEACERAASDLDYNLLWQYLVKRETAKAEDLMRDSVVRACKYFNEVYVK
- a CDS encoding beta-glucosidase; the protein is MTRPLYKEPSKPVDERVKDLLKRMTIEEKILQLTSIWLSFDPEKGEMAPTIMGDDLDKNAGGLDIDYYLRSGIGQITRAFGSRPVDPVTGANTVNRIQKRLREETRLGIPVICHEECLSGLMAQGATSFPSPVNYSSTWEPELIREVGDVIRRQMRQLGTHQGLAPVCDVARDARWGRVEETMGEDPYLVGTMVTNYVKGLQGNEIKNGVIATLKHFVGYSFSEGGRNFAPVHVGKRDLMDIFFIPFEMAVKEGKVLSLMNGYHEFDGEVPGASHFLLTEVLRNRWGFDGFTVSDYGSITFLKDMHRIVATIKEAAAAAIKAGLDIELPNPTMYPNGLRDALNDGLITEDDINSSVKRILKQKFRLGLFENPYVDTDAISLNLPEERALSAKVAEKSITLLSNKGALPLSKDIKKIALIGPNSHEVMALFGNYSFENHVVSTHYKDMAEEVVHASTVLDKLKEKIGAERVIYAKGCNILDKELSMIPDAVNAASSADITILVVGDKAGHFRTGSVGEGTDTPDLSLPGGQEELVKAIFDTGKPVVIVLLNGRPFAMPEIAKRASAILEAWFPGQEGAGIIVDALFGDLNPGGKTTLTFSQSAGVQPLFYNHKFLSQGFPKLPEFTPVFPFGHGLSYTEFTYSDLELPSSEIPVNGKIDIGFKIKNSGKRAGDEVAQLYINDPVASIPRPVKELKGYKRVSLMPGEQKKIIFTLYADLLAFTGLDYRKIVEPGEIRIMIGSSSEDIRLDKSIMVTGEKRYPGEDRILITDVKLVDC